TTGATCCATTTTTTATGGTTCGGTAGGAATTTTTTTCCTAAATTTCGGTAGGGATATACGTATATAtggtatttttgtttttttcggTAAGTGTAAGATTAATATGTTAATTTGGTATATTAGTAAAAAAagcccaaaaaaaaaagtaaaaaaattggaaatttcTGATGTAAAAACCCGTTAAGTTTCACATGACTTTTTTTACGAGTGGGCCTATAATGGGCCAAGAAATAGATTTGGACGGTAACAACCCAACCTTCACATTCTCGATTATCCACGTCGTAGTTTCACCGTCGATattctcctctctctctctctctctctatctatccATCCATGGCGGAAAAACCTTCAAACGGTAAACACCCAAAACACTTTCACTACAGAAAATctctctacatatatatatatatatgaaactaatTTTATCTGTTTCCAAACAGAATTTCTGAATTTAATTCCTCTTTTCTTCTAACAGAGACTATCCTTGAGCAGCTTAAAAATGGAGTTGCGAAGTTCGAGCTCGTCTCAGTCACCGCTCGTTCCATTTCAACTCATGATTATCAAACATTTCAGCCGTCTTTTTCCGGAACCAGTCACCGGTTCTTTGCTAGAATCAGTCCACCAATGTAGTTTCTTTCACATatattttcattaataattatcatctctttaattttgaaatgcttGCTAAATTGCGTAGCCTGAGAGTTCAACTGTGAAACGTTTTCTGTTATTCATGGTTTTGATTCAGTGGAAACGGAGGATCACCGGCCATGAAGAAAGTGGAACGTTACTCGGTTCTGAGAGTTACTGGAGATGGTCGTTGCCTATTTCGTGCACTGGTATCGTTTATTTCTTATCTTCTTGTGGATACTTTAGTAATATTGAATGTACGTGAATTTCGAACTAAATGTAGTGGAGTGTTGCTTCTTTATACTTAAGTTAATTTCATTGATTTTAGTTTTGTtatactttttatatatatgctactactatatatgtatatctgGGCATTGGGAAAAATTCAGTAAGTTTTAACAGTTTATGGAGATTCCAAACTAGTGTATACTATGAGATTTGACTACTCCTCCCTAGAATTGATTTAATTTTGCCCATTTTTCATTTAAGAACTGCCAATTTGACGGAGGTTGTATTTGTCAGTAGCTCTGTTGATATATGGTGAAAGCTTGCTTCCCCATTTGGGACTTCTCAACATTTTACCCTTTACTAAGTGAGAAAGCTCAATGAACTTGCTCAAGTGATGAGTAACATGAGACTGAGTACTTCCTTTGCCTTGCCTCCTTAACTAATTTGTTGTCAGTGAAATCAGGCCAAGGGAATGGCTATGAACAAGGGAATTCCTCTTAGCCCACGGGATGAAAGGGAGGATGCAGGTATGCTGGATATATTTAAGTTGCTAATGATACTTGCTCTAGTCTAACTAATTTTTTCACTAGGCCATGTTTTGCCTCCATTTAAGCAAGTTTCAAAAGTGAATTCAAGGTATTTTTCCATGTATGTTTCGACACATTTGGTTTCTCATTTGACATTGAACTTCTGGAGTATAAATTGGTTGATGAGTGATGACCTTTGTTAAATCATCTTAGGTctttttgtattaattatttgaCATTGAACTTCCTCAATGGCTTAGTTATAAAAATTGTTTGTGTACTGGTGCTTGCTAAATCatcttatttcttttttatatctattgattcatttatttattttagtttactCTAGGTCTTCTGTTGTTCTGCTATAATCATGAATTGGGTTTTCATACCTTATGGTACCCTCAGCATCTCTAGTGAGTTTATATAGATTCAaagcttatttttattttctttctcctCTGTTCATATTGTTTCATTATATCAGAGCCTCTGACTGGCGTCAATGGCTTCTTCCGACGACAACTCGTCTTCCAATCCTATTCCTCTGCAAGTTACTACAACAACTCAGAATTGGAATCCTTTCTCCAATTCCCTTACATCGTCTCTTACATTCAAGTTGGATCGTACTAATTTTCTAGCATGGAAATCAATGTGATTGGTCATGAGCTTGATGAAATCTTGCTCTCTGATCTCACTCCTCAATGACTCATCAATGGAGATCTCAACCCTATTTTCACTACTTGGCGCAAGAAAGatcaacttcttctttcttggTGATCTTTCTTGGTGGCGATCATCCATGAGTGAAGACATCCTTGGCACAGTTGCGAATTACACCGGCTTTCGTGCGGTGTAGAAAGCCTTAGAGTAGAAATTTTCAAGTTAATACAAGGGTTGTTTGCTTTAACTCAAAGGCGAACTTTCTAACATTCATATAGGGACTCGCTCGATCTTTGACTATGTTGATAAGATCAAATCCCTTTGTGATTCGTTAGCTATAGTTGGTCATCCCATCACTAATTAGTCTCAACCTCAAGCAAATTTAACTAAGCAATCTTTTGATTATGAGTCTCAAGCATTTGTTGCTCATCTCTTCCTGATTTTGGTGATGATCATGGTTGGTATGTTGACACCGGAGCTACCAATCACATTGCTTATAACATGGATCATCTTGAATCTGCTATTACATATTCAGGCCAAGAAACTGTGGCCGTTGGAGATGGTAAGAAACTTGTTATTTATCATATTGGTAAAGCCACTATTCCCTCTCATTCTATTGCAccattaaaattgaattatgttcttcaagttccTTCTATAACTAAAAATCTTGTCAATGTTTCTAAGCTTACCACAAACAATGATGTTTTCCTAGAATTTCACTAATCTTGTTGTTTTGTCAAGGACAAACAAACGGGTGCAGTCCTGAGCAAAGGGAAGCTTAAGAATGGTCTTTATCTTCTTGGAGATGAGGATTCTACTCTCTTAAACACATTAGTGGAATGTCAGCTTGCTACCTCAACCATGTCCCCTAATTCTTTTGattgtttttcaaattcttgTAGTAACAAGTGTATTCATTATGAAAATACTATTTCTCTTTGTAATATTGTCACAGATAATGAAGAATTCAATTCTTCTTATTCCATGATTTCAAAACCTGCTTGTGTTTGTCTCAAATTTGTCTAATGATATAAACCTTTGGTATTGTAAACTCGAGCATTCTGCATTTTAACCAAAATACTAACCACAACAAACATTCCTCATTCACTTAAAAACTTACAATTTTGTAATGCTTGTCAAAGAGGTAAAAGTCACAGACTTCCCTTTTCCTTGTCCATTACTCGTGCAAAACAACCTCTGGAATTTATTCATACTGATTTATGGGGGTCATCTCACACTGCCTCCAAAGATAATTAAAAGTATTACATTGTGTTTGTGGATGACTTTAGCAGATTCTTTTGGATATTTCCTCTTGTTCTTAAATCACAAGCTTTTGAAACCTTTATTCAGCTTAAAAGCCTGTTTGAGAAACAGTTTAATCTACCTATCAAAGGTTTTCAAGCATATGGTGGAGGTGAATATAAGCCCTTTGCTAAGTTTCTGAGAGATCAAGGTATTATGTTTCAACATCCTTGTCCTCACACACATGAAAAGAATGGTAGTGTGGAACGGAAGCATCAACACATCACAAAAACTGGCTTGACTTTTATTGGCACAATATGGCTTAGACTTGACTTATTGGTGGTATGCCTTTCAATGCTTGTTTCAGCAATCTTCTTATTACAGCATCTTGAAGTCATTTGGATGTGCATGCTTTCCCCCTTTTTGGCCATATGATCATCACAAACTGGAGTTTTGATTTGAAGAATACATTTTCCTTGGCTACTCTCCAAAGCACATGGGCTATCTCTGTGAAAACAAAAATGGTAGAATGTTCATAGCTCGAAATGTAGTCCTCAATGAACATGTCTATCTTGCACCACAATCATCATCTACTTCTTAGGTATCTCCAAACTCCAATACTCTTCCTATTGCTACATATTTTTACAAGCCCTTTCCCATCACCTTAGCTATTCTATTGGTCTATGTTGTTGATATCCTCATTACAGGTCCTAATACCACCTTGATTTCGAAGCTTGTTCTTGATCTTAACATTGCCTTTTATCTCAAAGATTTAGGTCTAGTTCATTACTTTCTTGGTGTTGAAATTTATAGAAATTCAGCCAGTATGTATCTCTgtcaaacaaaatatataactgATTTGTTGGTTAAAGTTCACTTCGAAGGTGCAGAGAGTTGCTCAAGTCCTACTAGCACCTCTCACAAACTGTCCGTTACTGAAGACAAAACTCTTTATAGAAGCACTCTTGGGGCCCTGCAGTACCTAACTTTGACCAGACTTGATGTTGCACACATTATTGACAAGTTATCACAGTTTATTCATTGTGAAGCCTGGAAaaaactcttgagattgaaaGGTACCATCTTGAAAGGCCTTCTGTTGAAATCTGTTCTAAGAATGTCCATGGACGCATATTTTGATGCAGATTGGGCTAGATGCGTTGATGATCGAAGGTCAATAAGGGGTTATgcaatttatttaggtccaaaaCTCATTTCTTGGTCTGCCAAAAAGCAACAAGTGGTGGCTAGATCTTCTACTTAGTCTGAATTTTGTGCCTTGGCTAACACTACTGCTGAGATTAAATGGTTGTTGTCTTTGCTCACTGAATTGCAAGTCTCTTTTAGCTGACATTCCTGTAATCTGGGTGGACAATCAAGGTGGAGCTGCTCTAACTGCAAATCACGTTTTTCATGCTCGGTGTAAGCATATTGAGATAGATCAACACTTTGTCTGTAGCTGACATTCCTATAATCTAGGTGGACAATGAAGGTGCAGCTGCTCTAACTGCAAAACCTATTTTTCATGCTTGGTATAGGCATATTGAGATAGATTAGCACGTTGTCCATGATCAACTCGTGAATCATGAACTTGCTGTGAgatatgttccttccgttgatcaAGTTGCTGTCATCTTCACCAAGTATCTTCCCAAAGATCGATTTCACTACCTTAAAGACAAACTCAAAGTGGTTTCTACCCTTTTTGTTTGAGGGGGGATGATAACCAATAGCTTTGTTAGGTTGTTGTGACAATTAGAATTGGTTAGTTTTGTTAGGAGCCTTGTAACTTCTTAATCAACTGTTTGATTCTGTTATAACCGAATCCTTTCTTGTTTTGTAAAGCTTTGTTTGTCTATAAATAAAGGATTGGTCTCTGTAGAATGCTAAGGTTTTGGAGCATATTTTTTTCCCCTGTTTGGAAATAGTTGTTATCAGTTTGTGGAAACCACTTCTTATTTATTTGTAGTTTTATGTACGACAACTTTGAGCTGCTAAGAACATGATCTTTGTTGACTATTTAGAAATTTTAtggtattaaataaaaaagatataaattAACTAAACAAAGTATTACTATGtgaattttattaaaaacttaTTCCAATGTAGATGATTTACGGATGGCTGTAAAAGAGGTTATATGTAACAATGGCAAAGAACGCCATCAATACGAAGAAGCACTAGTAGCCATTACTGTTGACGAGTCTTTGAAACGGTAAGAACAGATAACTTTTATTTTGCTGGAAGAGAAAGGTTTATTGTAAATTTGGTGCTTCGAAgctcatgaaaatttatatgCTTTAATTGTTCCTTCATAGTTACTGTCAACGCATTGGAAGACCTGATTTTTGGGGTGGAGAGTCAGAATTACTGGTGAGTACTCTTTGGTGCATAATTGTTTGATAACCTGTCTTAAATTCATCTTGTTttccttttcagaaaaaaatattactatatATTTATTGGCCTTTTGCACCATTTCATTTGCCCATATAACTAATCTAGCTGGCACAAATTCTTGCAGGTGGATTTCTAGGCTAATTGTTTATAATTTTAACCTTGAACCATCGCTTCTAGGTAGAAATATTTTGATGTAATCTCTATGTTCATGTTGTGGTGGAATTTGGTTCTTACTCTTCTATGCACTTAGGAAgttgaaatttataattttctttctCTACCTCTTCGGTTTTTGTTACACGGGGAATCTCATTTTGACTATTCCAACTCTAGTTGTTAAATTATCTGTATATGCGTTGACTGTTGAGCATTTGTAATTTCCCAGGTGCTATCAAAGCTGATTAGGCAGCCAATCACCGTGTACTTGCCAGAGCATGAGGTAGGCTCACGTGTTGGTgctttatatgtttaatttgtAGGCAGTAAATAGCTGTTTAAAAAGCATGGATGTGAAATATATAATGCAGTATGTCAATTAGTTTTTAGTTAACTGAAATATATATGCCTTAATATTAGAAACTGAGATAGAAAAATAGCTAACCATAATGGTCTGATCACAAAAGAACTCATTATCTGTTATAATATCTAACTTGGGATGCAATGCAAATCTTTGTTTCTGAAGTGTGGTTGTGGAAGATAGCTTAATTTCAGCTTGAACTTTTGAATGGGTAATATCGAATATGGTTTTCTTTTCCATTTATGGAATGTACATTGGGAGTGAGTTTTCTGTGAGTAAGAAATGATATGAAAAGGCGCAGTAAGGAAGGACAAAGGGATGACTGGAGAAGCCAGAAAAGGCTTTTTATTTGACTATTCAAAGTTTTAGTTTTAGATGGCTTGAACTTGCTGATTGTGGTTACTTTTAATTATGCTGCTACTAGATTCAAAGTCAGCTCAAATCACCAATCTTGTGTTCCTTTTCTTTGAAGTTATTATGAATGAAGGTGAAAACACTGTCGTTTTTCATCAATTGCAGCATACTAGGGGTGGACGGGGTACTGGTTTTATACCGATAGCAGAATATGGAGCTGAGTTTAGCAAAGGTTCAGTTACAAGAAAGCCGAAAAAGGTGGTAAGACTTTTATACACCGGTAGAAACCACTATGATCTACTCATCTGAGATTAGCCGAACAAAAAACAGACAGAATAGATATGATGTCATTCTTATTCAAAGATGATGAACAAGCCTTAAGGAATGCCTTGTAATTTTGAATTCAATTAAATTTTCTGTCTTTGTAtttgtttactaaattttgAATTACATAATAGTtaacattttctttcttttatcatTAGCTGTTTTGGTTTTTTATTACTAATACCAGAGTGGTACTTGGACAAATACTTCAACGCTTATGGTatcattgaaaaataaaagtggccC
This region of Cannabis sativa cultivar Pink pepper isolate KNU-18-1 chromosome 7, ASM2916894v1, whole genome shotgun sequence genomic DNA includes:
- the LOC115698209 gene encoding OVARIAN TUMOR DOMAIN-containing deubiquitinating enzyme 3 isoform X1, whose amino-acid sequence is MAEKPSNETILEQLKNGVAKFELVSVTARSISTHDYQTFQPSFSGTSHRFFARISPPIGNGGSPAMKKVERYSVLRVTGDGRCLFRALAKGMAMNKGIPLSPRDEREDADDLRMAVKEVICNNGKERHQYEEALVAITVDESLKRYCQRIGRPDFWGGESELLVLSKLIRQPITVYLPEHEHTRGGRGTGFIPIAEYGAEFSKGSVTRKPKKVVRLLYTGRNHYDLLI
- the LOC115698209 gene encoding OVARIAN TUMOR DOMAIN-containing deubiquitinating enzyme 3 isoform X2 → MKKVERYSVLRVTGDGRCLFRALAKGMAMNKGIPLSPRDEREDADDLRMAVKEVICNNGKERHQYEEALVAITVDESLKRYCQRIGRPDFWGGESELLVLSKLIRQPITVYLPEHEHTRGGRGTGFIPIAEYGAEFSKGSVTRKPKKVVRLLYTGRNHYDLLI